A single region of the Hyphomicrobiales bacterium genome encodes:
- a CDS encoding conserved hypothetical protein (Evidence 4 : Unknown function but conserved in other organisms) encodes MASNVAQLFSFRPRSNDWSNQELAEFYRVEASLVQAGLLIDTDRGITDENEPWFVFCNSETGDVIIHFARIDGAYMAASAAFDGVLRGRDFRSVVEALLSRHPLVIPQARDNIRLHPSSLLVALVATAFFKLSDVDAQASEADGKGTDGVSAREIWIKSEGDVKQASIQLDRRHVAVVLAAMTFAVTHDFNGDWTHWLSKAADWLDQDSSPSNVAEAPRLASDLIEFANLADTASDVSPARVEHVSILPLDGGHLEQLAALFGDKLSLLSLLTSLMNGTQPAEKAGGSGVEVPGAVAVVEDLSTYRQEATHSGSSGPAETAPELLAGHERGATTEQKAESAEVVTVVLSQSSERSSLPVVEAVRYVENSVLASVDTREILKVGDGLLASLTSSDGALVFVADVAPETGLTTQSGQTGNEQVSGLAAKIEALFGDNRPLHAFHDNADDYKSVMATFKERNADFELALSGKDIVLYDLTPDVHTGDALSFVTWTFGDGSTLSLIGVLPHEFAIAA; translated from the coding sequence ATGGCATCCAACGTCGCCCAGCTTTTCTCATTTCGTCCCCGTTCGAACGACTGGAGCAACCAGGAGCTCGCGGAGTTCTACCGGGTGGAGGCCTCGCTTGTGCAGGCAGGGCTCCTGATCGACACGGATCGCGGCATCACGGATGAGAACGAACCCTGGTTCGTCTTCTGCAATTCCGAGACTGGCGACGTCATTATTCATTTCGCACGCATCGATGGGGCCTATATGGCGGCCAGCGCCGCTTTCGACGGCGTGCTGCGCGGCCGGGATTTCCGCTCGGTCGTCGAGGCGCTTCTGAGCCGGCATCCCCTCGTCATTCCGCAGGCCCGGGACAACATCCGGCTGCATCCGAGTTCCTTGCTCGTCGCGCTCGTCGCCACCGCATTCTTCAAGCTGTCGGATGTGGACGCCCAGGCGAGTGAGGCCGACGGGAAGGGCACGGATGGTGTTTCTGCGCGGGAGATCTGGATCAAGTCCGAAGGGGACGTGAAACAGGCGAGCATCCAGCTTGACCGTCGCCATGTCGCCGTTGTCCTGGCCGCGATGACATTCGCGGTGACGCATGATTTCAACGGCGACTGGACACACTGGCTGAGCAAGGCGGCGGATTGGCTCGACCAGGATTCCAGCCCCTCGAACGTCGCGGAGGCCCCAAGGCTGGCAAGCGACCTGATCGAGTTCGCGAATTTGGCGGACACAGCGTCGGATGTCTCGCCAGCGCGCGTGGAGCATGTCAGCATTCTGCCGCTCGATGGCGGGCATCTTGAGCAACTGGCGGCATTGTTCGGCGATAAGCTGTCCTTGCTTAGCCTGCTGACCAGTCTGATGAACGGAACGCAGCCGGCCGAGAAGGCTGGCGGCTCAGGGGTTGAAGTGCCGGGCGCCGTCGCGGTGGTTGAGGATCTGAGCACCTATCGCCAGGAAGCGACCCACAGTGGCTCATCCGGTCCCGCCGAAACGGCTCCGGAGCTGCTGGCGGGGCATGAGCGTGGAGCAACGACCGAGCAGAAGGCCGAAAGCGCTGAAGTGGTGACGGTGGTGCTCAGCCAGTCTTCGGAGCGGTCGTCATTGCCGGTCGTCGAAGCGGTCCGCTATGTCGAGAACAGCGTACTGGCCTCTGTGGATACCCGGGAGATCCTGAAAGTCGGTGACGGCTTGCTGGCGTCCTTGACGAGCAGTGATGGCGCGTTGGTTTTCGTAGCTGATGTGGCCCCTGAAACGGGGCTGACCACGCAATCCGGGCAGACCGGCAACGAACAGGTCAGCGGCCTGGCGGCGAAGATCGAGGCGCTGTTCGGGGACAATCGCCCTCTCCACGCTTTTCACGACAATGCTGACGACTACAAGAGTGTCATGGCGACCTTCAAGGAGAGGAACGCCGATTTCGAGTTGGCCCTGTCAGGAAAAGACATCGTGTTGTACGACCTGACGCCGGATGTGCACACCGGGGACGCCTTGAGCTTTGTCACCTGGACATTCGGGGATGGTTCGACGCTAAGCCTCATAGGGGTTTTGCCGCACGAGTTCGCCATCGCGGCCTGA
- a CDS encoding conserved hypothetical protein (Evidence 4 : Unknown function but conserved in other organisms), whose amino-acid sequence MHRVARRLNELDSRHVVRSPAARGLRALCTFATAGALVCSTPLSTALAEAVLYRTLRVQTGKPNRVAVYQSLKPDCSRGPLAEIRVKKMPGYGTLVVRRGSSKRASGPCAAIPAPAQAIFYQSRDGFSGQDQIEYEVVLGKTVERYTVSILVEKTAPPVQRTPDRRLDDSIDI is encoded by the coding sequence ATGCATAGGGTTGCTCGCCGCTTGAATGAACTGGACAGCCGTCATGTCGTACGGTCCCCTGCCGCTCGAGGCTTGAGGGCGCTTTGCACTTTCGCCACGGCTGGCGCGCTCGTGTGCTCGACACCCCTCTCGACGGCGCTCGCCGAAGCCGTTCTCTACCGTACGCTGCGGGTGCAGACCGGCAAGCCCAACCGCGTCGCTGTCTACCAGAGCCTGAAACCCGATTGCAGCCGCGGCCCGCTGGCTGAAATTCGCGTCAAGAAGATGCCAGGGTACGGCACTCTCGTTGTCCGCCGCGGATCTTCAAAGCGCGCCAGCGGCCCCTGCGCCGCCATCCCCGCGCCCGCGCAGGCCATTTTCTACCAGTCGCGTGACGGTTTCAGCGGCCAGGATCAGATCGAATACGAAGTCGTTTTGGGAAAGACCGTCGAGCGCTACACCGTCTCCATCCTTGTGGAGAAAACCGCGCCGCCCGTGCAGAGGACGCCGGATCGCCGCCTGGACGACAGCATCGATATCTGA
- a CDS encoding hypothetical protein (Evidence 5 : Unknown function) — translation MIREKQKIREEAASNPDARRFLTPRIPARTGFTSKNVNPDSHNESRSRNIYLAFNTFRTTGLTSTQALRHGRFLCFASPQDLINLASLQLHIDRSAGSDEE, via the coding sequence GTGATTCGTGAAAAGCAAAAGATCCGCGAAGAGGCGGCGAGCAATCCTGACGCCAGGCGCTTTCTCACGCCGCGCATACCGGCCCGCACCGGATTCACGAGCAAAAATGTAAATCCTGACTCTCACAATGAATCAAGATCACGCAATATCTATTTGGCATTTAACACTTTTCGCACGACAGGACTAACTTCGACACAAGCTCTCCGCCACGGAAGGTTCCTCTGTTTCGCATCGCCGCAAGATCTTATAAACTTGGCCAGCTTGCAGCTTCACATCGATCGATCAGCAGGAAGCGACGAAGAGTGA
- a CDS encoding Indole-3-acetamide hydrolase: MSDELIGASANHVVALLRTGEITALELVDIAARRIAAIEPAVNALPTLCLERGREQAAAIDATRKRGEPLPLLAGLPVLVKDNNDVAGVRTTSGTPLFRDRIADTSDRTIALLERRGAIPVAKSNLSELGGAQTTNAVFGATRNPYDVRLTCGGSSGGAAVALATGEAWLAHGNDLGGSLRIPAAFCNITGLRPTPGRVPRKRLAAPFDTLAVEGPMARDVADLALLFDAMVGYDPGDVLTAPLTEPPFLDAARAPSRPGHVAVSVDLGQLPVAQPIRAAFDAFVTTLARAGVKTEVATPDITGALDAFLALRGASFLAAWEPFLPTHRALFPAGVMQDIERGAAQSGAALAAAERYRADFYRRTIDLLDRHEFLICPATQAMPFPVETLYPASVDGVAMHTYLDWIAITAILSMTACPAIALPIGFSPDGLPIGIQILAHPRREAALIAFGAWIERELGLPTAPIDPR; encoded by the coding sequence ATGTCTGACGAATTGATCGGAGCCAGCGCGAACCACGTGGTTGCCCTGCTGCGGACCGGCGAGATAACCGCGCTCGAACTTGTCGACATCGCGGCTAGGCGCATTGCCGCTATCGAGCCCGCCGTGAACGCCTTGCCGACGCTGTGCCTGGAACGCGGACGCGAGCAGGCGGCCGCCATCGATGCGACCCGCAAGCGCGGAGAGCCCCTCCCGCTGCTTGCCGGACTGCCTGTCCTCGTGAAGGACAACAACGACGTCGCTGGCGTGCGCACCACGAGCGGCACCCCCCTCTTTCGAGACCGGATCGCCGATACATCGGACCGCACCATCGCTCTTCTCGAGCGCCGTGGTGCGATCCCTGTCGCGAAGTCCAATCTGTCGGAGCTCGGCGGCGCGCAGACCACCAACGCTGTCTTCGGGGCGACGCGCAATCCCTACGACGTCCGGCTGACCTGCGGCGGCTCCTCCGGTGGCGCGGCTGTCGCGCTCGCGACGGGCGAGGCCTGGCTCGCCCATGGCAATGATCTCGGCGGCAGCCTGCGCATTCCCGCCGCGTTCTGCAACATCACCGGTCTCCGGCCGACGCCCGGGCGCGTGCCGCGCAAGCGCTTGGCCGCACCTTTCGACACCCTCGCAGTCGAAGGTCCGATGGCTCGTGACGTCGCGGACCTCGCGCTCCTCTTCGATGCGATGGTCGGCTATGATCCCGGCGACGTGCTCACCGCTCCCTTAACCGAACCACCCTTCCTGGACGCTGCCCGCGCACCATCAAGACCCGGCCATGTCGCGGTCAGTGTCGATCTTGGGCAGCTTCCCGTTGCACAACCCATCCGCGCCGCTTTCGACGCCTTTGTCACGACGCTCGCGCGTGCCGGCGTGAAGACGGAAGTTGCCACGCCGGACATTACCGGCGCTCTCGATGCTTTCCTTGCGCTGCGTGGCGCGAGCTTCCTCGCGGCTTGGGAGCCCTTCCTTCCCACGCATCGCGCGCTCTTTCCGGCGGGTGTCATGCAGGATATCGAACGCGGCGCCGCGCAATCCGGCGCCGCGCTGGCCGCCGCCGAGCGCTATCGCGCGGATTTCTATCGCCGCACGATCGACCTGCTGGATCGCCACGAATTCCTGATCTGCCCGGCGACCCAAGCCATGCCTTTCCCGGTCGAGACGCTCTATCCGGCATCAGTCGACGGTGTGGCGATGCACACCTATCTCGACTGGATCGCGATCACCGCCATCCTGTCGATGACAGCCTGTCCGGCGATTGCCCTGCCTATCGGCTTCTCCCCGGATGGACTGCCCATCGGCATCCAAATTCTGGCGCACCCGCGCCGCGAGGCTGCACTGATCGCCTTCGGGGCATGGATCGAACGAGAACTCGGCTTGCCGACGGCCCCCATAGACCCACGCTAG
- a CDS encoding Ribose operon repressor encodes MATIRDVARLAGVSVTTVSNALNRPGRVSAELSARVHAAVEKLGYSPHAAARSLRMRTSGLIGMVVADITNPFFSELFEAVENAAAKAGFSMVLCNSGEAFTREERHMQMLRAQRIDGLILAPTGAITINRAAILADLAVPVALVDRGMVELGYDAVVLDNHRAGALATSHLIEAGHRRIGLINGPEVLRTAADRLQGYRETLLAAGIAFDPSLICDAGYRENEAYTAAIQMLRREDAPTAIFATNNVMTIGVMRALADLGLACPRDVSVIGIDDFPWAGAFTPRLTTVAQPVAAMGKQVLNLLIDRIQGVRTGPGEIRVLAPSLVVRESTAKPNRRSRTETVHAGPRPADPAPTDRSPIDRSHAG; translated from the coding sequence ATGGCGACCATTCGCGATGTCGCGCGGCTGGCCGGTGTGTCCGTCACCACCGTGTCCAATGCATTAAACCGTCCAGGACGTGTGAGTGCCGAACTCAGCGCGCGGGTTCATGCCGCGGTCGAAAAACTCGGCTATTCTCCCCACGCCGCAGCCCGCAGCTTGCGCATGCGCACAAGCGGCCTCATCGGCATGGTCGTCGCCGACATCACAAACCCCTTCTTCAGCGAGTTGTTCGAGGCCGTGGAGAACGCCGCCGCCAAGGCTGGCTTCTCAATGGTGCTGTGCAACTCCGGCGAGGCCTTCACGCGGGAAGAGCGGCATATGCAGATGCTGCGCGCCCAACGGATCGATGGCCTTATCCTGGCCCCGACGGGAGCGATTACCATCAACCGGGCCGCGATCCTTGCAGATCTGGCCGTGCCGGTGGCCCTCGTCGACCGTGGCATGGTCGAACTCGGCTACGATGCTGTCGTCCTTGACAATCACCGCGCCGGTGCGCTTGCCACGTCGCATCTCATCGAGGCCGGCCATCGGCGCATAGGCCTCATCAACGGACCCGAGGTGTTGCGCACTGCCGCCGATCGCCTGCAGGGTTACCGGGAGACACTTCTGGCGGCGGGCATCGCCTTCGACCCTTCCTTGATATGCGATGCGGGCTATCGCGAGAATGAAGCTTACACGGCGGCGATCCAGATGCTGCGACGCGAGGATGCGCCCACCGCGATCTTTGCAACCAACAACGTCATGACCATCGGTGTCATGCGGGCGCTTGCCGATCTCGGCCTCGCCTGCCCACGCGATGTCTCAGTCATCGGTATCGACGATTTTCCCTGGGCCGGGGCCTTCACGCCCCGGCTGACCACAGTCGCGCAGCCCGTCGCGGCCATGGGCAAGCAGGTGCTCAATCTTCTGATAGACCGGATCCAGGGCGTCCGGACCGGTCCCGGCGAAATTCGCGTGCTGGCGCCCAGTCTGGTCGTGCGTGAATCGACCGCCAAGCCAAATCGCCGTTCGCGGACCGAAACCGTTCATGCCGGCCCGCGTCCTGCTGACCCAGCCCCCACCGACCGAAGCCCAATCGACCGAAGCCATGCTGGATGA
- a CDS encoding putative peptide ABC transporter permease protein y4tP (Evidence 3 : Putative function from multiple computational evidences) codes for MGRYVLRRLVGTLPVFLFVALFTFCLLRLTPGDPAALLAGDQATTAEVEAVRLKLGLDRPIPEQLVGWAAQLASGDLGQSVFSNMPVTRLIGQRAEATAMLALVAIVLSLVFALPMGILAAVRAGGVVDRLTMAFAVLGFSAPVFVVGFFLVYVFSLSLGWFPTQGYAPLSAGLWPCLRSLFLPGLTLALLYTSLIARVTRASLLDVLSEDYIRTANAKGVRPRAILIAHALRNAAVPIVTVVGVGMAALLGGVVVTETVFNIPGLGRLTTDAILRRDYPVVQGLILLFSTIYVFINLLVDLSYGLFDPRVRY; via the coding sequence ATGGGGCGCTATGTCTTGCGGCGGCTGGTCGGCACCCTGCCGGTTTTCCTCTTTGTCGCTCTGTTCACCTTTTGCCTGCTTCGGCTGACACCCGGCGATCCGGCCGCGTTGCTCGCTGGCGATCAAGCCACGACCGCAGAAGTGGAAGCCGTTCGGCTGAAGCTCGGCCTCGACAGGCCCATTCCGGAGCAGCTCGTCGGTTGGGCGGCGCAGCTTGCATCGGGCGATCTTGGGCAGTCCGTGTTTTCAAATATGCCGGTCACGCGGCTGATCGGGCAGCGCGCGGAGGCGACGGCCATGCTGGCGCTCGTCGCCATCGTGTTGTCGCTCGTCTTCGCCCTGCCGATGGGCATCCTCGCGGCCGTCCGAGCCGGAGGCGTCGTCGACCGGCTGACCATGGCCTTCGCGGTGCTCGGTTTCTCGGCGCCGGTGTTCGTCGTCGGCTTCTTCCTGGTCTATGTCTTCTCGCTCTCGCTCGGCTGGTTTCCGACACAGGGCTATGCGCCGTTGTCAGCGGGCCTCTGGCCATGCCTGCGCAGCTTGTTTCTGCCAGGCCTCACGCTGGCATTGCTCTATACGTCGCTGATCGCGCGGGTTACCCGCGCCAGCCTGCTCGACGTCCTGTCGGAAGACTACATCCGCACGGCCAACGCCAAGGGCGTGCGGCCACGCGCCATATTGATCGCCCATGCGTTGCGCAATGCGGCGGTTCCCATCGTCACCGTGGTGGGCGTTGGCATGGCGGCTTTGCTGGGTGGCGTGGTGGTCACGGAAACGGTCTTCAACATTCCGGGGCTCGGGCGGCTGACCACCGATGCGATCCTCCGGCGCGACTACCCCGTCGTCCAGGGGCTGATCCTTTTGTTCTCGACGATCTACGTCTTCATCAATCTCCTGGTCGACCTCAGCTACGGGCTGTTCGACCCGCGCGTGCGTTATTGA
- a CDS encoding putative peptide ABC transporter permease protein y4tQ (Evidence 3 : Putative function from multiple computational evidences) has protein sequence MAMIEVKAVEPQVAEPKVAGPKGIGTKTIEPKQAGSALSEGHRAGLRHFLRRHPVILAGISVLLLFMMIAAAAPYLLPDPSRLDPSQRLRPPSLQNWFGTDHLGRSVLSRTLNGTSISLAAGTLVMVLTTVFGVLFGLLSGFFRKLDGILMRFMDGVMAIPGILLAIALMSLFGSSLQNVVVAITIVEVPRMARVVRSCVLVLRDQPYVEASITLGTRVPRLLFRDILPNIAAPVLVQATYVFAAAMVVESVLSFLGAGTPPTIPSWGNMLAEGRQYLQRAPWIAAFPGVFLALLILTVNVLGDALRDALDPKLSRRRN, from the coding sequence ATGGCGATGATCGAAGTCAAGGCCGTCGAGCCCCAAGTCGCCGAGCCCAAAGTAGCTGGGCCCAAGGGCATCGGGACCAAGACCATCGAGCCCAAGCAGGCAGGTTCAGCCCTGTCGGAAGGGCACCGGGCCGGGCTCCGTCACTTCCTCAGACGGCATCCCGTCATCCTGGCGGGAATCAGCGTCCTCTTGCTTTTCATGATGATCGCCGCTGCCGCTCCCTATCTCCTGCCGGATCCGTCGCGGCTCGATCCGTCGCAGCGCCTGCGGCCTCCAAGCCTGCAGAACTGGTTCGGAACCGATCATCTCGGCCGCTCGGTGTTGTCACGCACGCTGAACGGCACCAGCATTTCTCTGGCCGCCGGCACCTTGGTGATGGTGCTGACGACGGTGTTCGGCGTGCTCTTTGGTCTCCTGTCCGGGTTCTTCCGCAAGCTCGACGGCATCCTCATGCGCTTCATGGATGGCGTCATGGCGATACCGGGTATCCTGTTGGCCATCGCGTTGATGTCGCTGTTCGGGTCGAGCCTGCAGAACGTGGTGGTTGCCATCACGATCGTGGAAGTGCCGCGCATGGCGCGTGTGGTCCGGAGCTGCGTGCTTGTGTTGCGCGACCAGCCCTATGTGGAAGCATCGATCACGCTCGGCACGCGCGTTCCACGCCTGCTGTTCCGCGATATCCTACCGAATATTGCCGCTCCCGTGCTGGTCCAGGCGACCTACGTCTTCGCGGCTGCGATGGTCGTCGAGTCGGTGCTGTCATTCCTTGGCGCCGGCACCCCGCCGACCATTCCAAGCTGGGGCAACATGCTGGCCGAGGGGCGCCAATATCTGCAGCGCGCGCCCTGGATCGCGGCCTTTCCAGGGGTGTTCCTGGCGCTGCTCATTCTGACCGTGAACGTCCTCGGCGATGCCCTGCGGGACGCGCTCGATCCGAAGCTCAGCCGGCGCCGAAACTAG
- a CDS encoding Peptide/nickel transport system substrate-binding protein, protein MKPRQGWGLTVAAAIVGLWALPASAETTLKVRPFGDLKTIDPITTSDYMVRNHGYMVYDVLFAQNAKGEIVPQMAASYDRSQDGLTWTFVLRDGLKFSDGAPVTAADVVASLKRWGERDGLGQQLMANTASLEAVDPKTVKLTLKNKWGLVLEALGKPSSNVPFIMPERIAKTPSNENIKDPVGSGPFVMKLDEWAPGSKVVYVKSPTYSPRGEAADGLAGGKPVKVDRVEWQIIPDAQTALNALQAGEIDIFEEVPPDMIPLVKGNADVGVAKLAALQGVMRFNQSQPPFNNAKLRQAILTLVDQDPALRAYVDDPSLYTNCPSFYMCDSPYFTKAGWPKPDVEKAKQLVKESGYDGTPIVLLDATETALHPASLVVAQAMRDIGLKVDYQAMDWGTLSSRRTSKNPVGQGGWSIFLSGPAAPDMSEPVGHMALRSNCEKAWFGWPCDDEIEKLRADFTTAPDLAARKNIAEKIQIRAVETVPYVPVGQFFLVRGVRKNVDGLLAAGVPVYWNVSKGQ, encoded by the coding sequence ATGAAGCCAAGACAGGGATGGGGGCTCACGGTCGCAGCGGCGATCGTCGGCCTGTGGGCACTGCCGGCATCAGCGGAGACCACGTTGAAGGTTCGTCCCTTCGGCGATCTCAAGACCATCGATCCGATCACGACATCGGACTATATGGTCCGCAATCACGGCTACATGGTCTACGACGTTCTCTTCGCGCAGAACGCCAAGGGTGAGATCGTGCCGCAAATGGCTGCGAGCTACGATCGCTCGCAGGACGGCCTCACCTGGACCTTCGTATTGCGCGATGGGCTCAAGTTCAGCGACGGCGCGCCCGTCACGGCAGCTGATGTGGTCGCCTCGCTCAAGCGCTGGGGCGAGCGTGATGGTCTCGGCCAGCAGCTCATGGCGAATACAGCGAGTCTGGAGGCCGTCGATCCCAAGACGGTCAAGCTGACACTCAAGAACAAATGGGGGTTGGTGCTGGAAGCGCTCGGCAAGCCGAGCTCCAACGTTCCCTTCATCATGCCGGAACGCATCGCCAAGACCCCGTCCAACGAGAATATCAAGGATCCGGTCGGCTCTGGCCCCTTCGTCATGAAGCTTGACGAATGGGCACCCGGTTCGAAGGTGGTTTACGTGAAATCCCCGACCTATAGCCCGCGTGGCGAAGCGGCCGATGGTCTGGCCGGAGGCAAGCCGGTGAAGGTCGATCGCGTGGAATGGCAGATCATTCCCGATGCCCAGACGGCCCTGAACGCGCTGCAGGCGGGCGAGATCGATATCTTCGAGGAAGTTCCGCCGGACATGATTCCCCTTGTGAAGGGCAATGCGGATGTGGGCGTCGCCAAGCTCGCGGCCCTGCAGGGCGTGATGCGTTTCAACCAGTCACAGCCGCCTTTCAACAATGCCAAGCTGCGGCAGGCGATCCTGACGCTCGTGGACCAGGATCCGGCCCTGCGCGCCTATGTCGATGATCCCAGCCTCTATACCAATTGTCCCTCTTTCTACATGTGCGATTCGCCGTATTTCACGAAGGCCGGATGGCCGAAGCCCGATGTGGAAAAGGCCAAGCAACTGGTGAAGGAAAGCGGCTACGACGGCACGCCGATCGTGCTTCTGGATGCGACCGAAACAGCCCTTCATCCTGCGAGCCTCGTGGTGGCACAGGCCATGCGCGACATCGGCCTCAAGGTTGACTACCAGGCGATGGATTGGGGCACCCTGTCGAGCCGTCGTACGAGCAAGAACCCGGTCGGACAGGGTGGCTGGTCGATCTTCCTGTCAGGGCCCGCGGCGCCTGACATGAGCGAGCCGGTCGGCCATATGGCGCTGCGCTCGAACTGCGAGAAAGCTTGGTTCGGCTGGCCTTGCGACGATGAGATCGAGAAGCTTCGCGCCGATTTCACGACGGCGCCCGATCTCGCGGCGCGAAAGAACATTGCCGAGAAGATCCAGATTCGCGCCGTCGAGACGGTGCCTTATGTGCCCGTCGGACAGTTTTTTCTGGTTCGCGGCGTTCGCAAGAATGTCGATGGGCTCCTGGCCGCCGGCGTTCCCGTCTACTGGAATGTGAGCAAGGGTCAGTAA
- a CDS encoding conserved hypothetical protein (Evidence 4 : Unknown function but conserved in other organisms), producing MTVLRFPNRPSRRTYEEEFLRLCALRREIDAQLDQLVEMVSALGDEESDGGGPLVTMSVPGRGRHGLRVV from the coding sequence ATGACGGTACTCCGCTTCCCCAATCGGCCCTCTCGGCGGACCTATGAGGAAGAGTTTCTTCGCCTCTGCGCCTTGCGCCGCGAGATTGATGCGCAGCTCGACCAGCTTGTCGAGATGGTGAGCGCATTGGGCGATGAGGAGAGCGATGGCGGCGGCCCGCTTGTCACCATGAGCGTGCCGGGCCGTGGCCGGCATGGACTTCGCGTGGTCTGA
- a CDS encoding Acetamidase: protein MTDGHSATTQRSVIVQGFTNSVLDPKEPMLGPLENGGTIIANTAPGCWGPMITPRLRGGHEVTQPVYIEGAEPGDAVAIRIRDITVTSLATASGHDSSPDGFCLGDPYVAARCPVCDEIWPETHVEGIGQDAVRCDKCGNAVKPFEIVHGYTVVFDHAHGVGLTMPRSAADKIAHEAKHYAALPDHSVQHSILTFAPADMAGVPVRIRPFLGQLGTTPSMALPDSHNAGDFGAFLVGAPHPYAVTAEQLAAHKTDGHMDIDAVRPGAILVAPVKVKGAGVYMGDMHAAQGDGEIAGHTMDVAGSVTLQVEVVKNYRIDGPVLFPLLEDLPPLARPLSPAEKSAAQKLASQWGVSAIEELAPISVIGTAANMNAAIDNGLQRAADLLGLTVPEIRNRATVNGAIEIGRAPGVIQVTFLAPLSRLDAAGLGEYAREQYGL, encoded by the coding sequence ATGACGGACGGACATTCAGCAACCACCCAGCGCAGCGTGATCGTGCAGGGCTTTACGAACAGCGTCCTTGACCCGAAGGAGCCCATGCTCGGGCCGCTGGAGAATGGCGGAACCATCATCGCCAATACCGCGCCGGGGTGCTGGGGCCCGATGATCACGCCGCGGCTGCGTGGCGGGCATGAAGTGACCCAACCCGTGTATATCGAAGGTGCGGAGCCGGGCGACGCGGTCGCGATCCGCATCCGCGACATCACCGTCACCTCGCTCGCGACCGCATCAGGCCATGACAGCTCGCCTGACGGCTTCTGCCTCGGCGATCCCTATGTCGCGGCGCGCTGCCCGGTCTGCGACGAGATCTGGCCGGAGACCCACGTTGAGGGCATTGGTCAGGACGCCGTACGCTGCGACAAATGCGGCAATGCCGTCAAACCCTTCGAAATCGTCCACGGCTATACCGTCGTGTTCGACCATGCCCATGGCGTCGGCCTGACCATGCCGCGATCGGCCGCTGACAAGATTGCCCATGAAGCCAAGCACTATGCAGCCCTGCCCGATCATTCGGTGCAACACTCTATCCTCACCTTCGCGCCGGCCGACATGGCTGGAGTACCCGTGCGCATCAGGCCGTTCCTCGGCCAACTCGGCACAACGCCGTCGATGGCCCTGCCGGATTCGCACAATGCGGGCGATTTCGGCGCCTTTCTCGTCGGCGCTCCCCATCCCTATGCGGTGACAGCGGAGCAGCTGGCCGCGCATAAGACGGACGGGCATATGGATATCGACGCGGTGCGCCCAGGCGCGATCCTGGTCGCGCCGGTGAAGGTGAAGGGCGCCGGTGTTTACATGGGCGACATGCATGCTGCCCAGGGCGACGGCGAGATCGCCGGCCATACGATGGACGTGGCGGGCAGCGTTACCCTGCAGGTCGAGGTGGTGAAGAACTACCGCATCGACGGGCCGGTCCTCTTCCCGCTGCTGGAGGATCTACCGCCATTGGCACGGCCGCTCTCGCCCGCCGAGAAGTCAGCGGCGCAGAAACTCGCCAGCCAGTGGGGTGTGAGTGCGATCGAGGAACTGGCGCCGATCTCCGTCATCGGCACCGCGGCCAACATGAACGCCGCGATTGATAACGGGCTCCAGCGCGCAGCGGATCTCCTTGGCCTGACGGTCCCGGAAATCCGCAACCGCGCGACGGTCAACGGCGCTATCGAGATCGGGCGCGCCCCGGGCGTGATCCAGGTCACGTTCCTCGCCCCTCTCAGCCGGCTGGATGCCGCAGGCCTCGGCGAATACGCGCGCGAACAGTACGGGTTGTAG